In the genome of Verrucomicrobiota bacterium, one region contains:
- a CDS encoding helix-turn-helix transcriptional regulator: protein MVVTQKDRKLLGEGIRKHRKLEGLTQEKLAERVDLNPVYVGQIERGYKVPTVDVLLRIARALKVRLRDLVADI, encoded by the coding sequence ATCGTGGTTACGCAAAAAGACCGAAAGCTCCTGGGTGAGGGGATTCGCAAGCACCGCAAACTGGAAGGTTTGACTCAAGAAAAGTTGGCCGAACGAGTTGATCTCAATCCCGTTTATGTCGGTCAGATTGAGCGAGGTTATAAAGTGCCCACAGTGGACGTGCTCTTGAGAATCGCCAGAGCTTTGAAGGTACGATTGCGTGACCTTGTGGCTGATATTTGA